DNA sequence from the Oncorhynchus keta strain PuntledgeMale-10-30-2019 chromosome 1, Oket_V2, whole genome shotgun sequence genome:
TAATAGGAGGTTTATGCACACCAAAGGTATTGGCTTGGCTAGCATCACTTGATGCCATGCATGTAACGTTACATGTGTTTTGGATGGCTTTGGGAGAGTATGTGTATTAGTTGTCCAAACCTCAGCATGTTTGATCATCTTTCTAATCAATATTTTCTCCTTGACCTACAGCCGAACTTGTCGTTGACAAAGCCATGGCGTTGAAGTTTGTCGGAGGAGTCTATGGAGGAAATATCAAACCTACACCGTTCCTGTGTCTCACTCTGAAGATGCTACAGATTCAGCCAGAAAAAGACATCATTGTAGAATTCATCAAGAACGAGGATTTCAAGTAAGTCTGGGCTTTTGGGCTGGTTATTAGTCTTTATGTATTTAATCATACATTTTACAAGTTAGATAAACTGTCTTCTAACTCCTAGCTTGACAAATGTGACATAAACAAATCGGTATGTTCATGCATTACATACCTACCTCACTGTGATGTTTTTCTTCTCCTTAGGTATGTCCGCTTGCTAGGGGCAATGTACATGAGGTTGACTGGGACATCAGTGGATTGCTACAAATACCTGGAACCACTGTACAACGACTACCGAAAAATCAAGAGTCAGAACCGAAATGGAGGTGAGTCCTTTCGTTTATGTGTATTATGGAATGATTGTACAATGCAAAATATCTCCTGGTTTTAAATGGCACCATATCCTTTCACTGTTTGTTTCAGAGTTTGAGCTGCAACATGTAGATGAGTTCATTGATGAACTGCTACACTCTGAGAGAATGTGTGACATCATCCTTCCCAGGCTTCAGGTAAGTCTACCCCCCCTTGTATGTGCTCACACCCCTTTTCACTGACCTAGACCGCTGACATTCTTTTGTGTGTGTTGACTACAGAAAAGGCAGGTCCTTGAGGAGGCGGAGTTATTAGACACACGCATCAGCGCCCTAGAAGAGGACCTGGATGAAGTGGAGACCAGTGACGAGGAAGACGAGGAAGAGGAAAAGGTTGTTGTCTTGTCTTTATCCACCTACAGCCTGCATAGACTAACTGTAAAGTTGAGTAAACTTCGGCTA
Encoded proteins:
- the prpf38a gene encoding pre-mRNA-splicing factor 38A isoform X2; the protein is MANRTVKDANSIHGTNPQYLVEKIIRTRIYESKYWKEECFGLTAELVVDKAMALKFVGGVYGGNIKPTPFLCLTLKMLQIQPEKDIIVEFIKNEDFKYVRLLGAMYMRLTGTSVDCYKYLEPLYNDYRKIKSQNRNGEFELQHVDEFIDELLHSERMCDIILPRLQKRQVLEEAELLDTRISALEEDLDEVETSDEEDEEEEKPERVQTPEPHRRSYRDNDRPRRSPSPRYRRSRSPRRRSRSPKRRSPSPRRERHRSKSPRRHRSRSRERRHRSKSPGHHRSHRHRSHSKSPERSSKKSHKKSRRGNE